One Fundidesulfovibrio terrae genomic window carries:
- a CDS encoding GspE/PulE family protein, whose amino-acid sequence MKALHEKLVDSGLVTKSEVDQVRQIQRKSGWKIVEYLMHQGRLNENELIDFISRELKIDKYTAEKYPLDKTLKEVLPEDLARKLDLVPVKLDRNVLYVVTADPESINRLDQVERVALLEVEPVFCTKAELEELMAGQYGVQSHLGDMLGIIDELTVQSGDEADEGMDLAGALQSAVQEAPVVRLVNQILAQAVRERASDIHLSPMAATIQMRFRIDGELREFPTPPKSVFLTVLSRLKLLANMDITITRIPQDGRFSFVLDGKEVNVRASTLPTIHGENLVLRLLTRSSRGGSMDELGVSEEDRRKLQKGMDRPFGMILATGPTGSGKTTLLYAALRQMDQPGVNIITLEDPVEYRIETIRQVQLNVRAGMTFASGLRAILRQDPDVIMVGEIRDGETAQIAVQSALTGHQVLSTVHTNSACQALTRLSEMGIEPFLIASTLAVVVGQRLVRRICPKCKEPYQPPKELLDVFEMRHLKDVVFMRGKGCPDCNGLGYAGRVGVYEVLYVDDLVQDLILRKASAREIEQAAVEAGAFSTLKMDALSKVVAGFTTIEEAATIAFM is encoded by the coding sequence ATGAAGGCACTCCACGAAAAACTTGTCGATTCCGGGCTGGTCACCAAATCAGAGGTGGATCAGGTCCGGCAGATCCAGCGCAAGTCGGGCTGGAAGATCGTGGAGTACCTCATGCACCAGGGGCGGCTCAACGAGAACGAGCTCATCGACTTCATCAGCCGGGAACTCAAGATCGATAAGTATACCGCCGAGAAGTACCCGCTGGACAAGACCCTCAAGGAAGTCCTGCCCGAGGATCTGGCCCGCAAGTTGGACCTGGTGCCGGTAAAGCTCGACCGGAACGTCCTCTACGTGGTCACGGCCGATCCGGAGTCCATCAACCGCCTGGACCAGGTGGAGCGCGTGGCCCTGCTGGAGGTGGAGCCCGTGTTCTGCACCAAGGCCGAGCTGGAAGAGCTCATGGCCGGGCAGTACGGGGTGCAGTCCCACCTGGGGGACATGCTGGGCATCATCGACGAGCTCACGGTGCAGTCCGGCGACGAGGCCGACGAGGGGATGGACCTGGCCGGGGCGCTGCAGTCCGCGGTGCAGGAAGCCCCGGTGGTGCGCCTGGTGAACCAGATACTGGCCCAGGCCGTGCGCGAGCGCGCCTCGGATATCCACCTCTCCCCCATGGCCGCCACCATCCAGATGCGCTTTCGCATCGACGGCGAGCTGCGCGAGTTTCCAACGCCCCCAAAGTCGGTGTTCCTGACGGTGCTGTCGCGCCTGAAGCTCCTGGCCAACATGGACATCACCATCACCCGCATCCCTCAGGACGGGCGCTTCTCCTTCGTGCTGGACGGCAAGGAGGTCAACGTGCGCGCCTCCACGCTGCCCACCATCCACGGGGAGAACCTGGTGCTGCGCCTGCTCACGCGCTCCTCGCGCGGCGGCTCCATGGACGAGCTCGGGGTCAGCGAGGAGGATCGGCGCAAGCTCCAGAAGGGCATGGACCGCCCCTTCGGAATGATCCTGGCCACTGGCCCCACCGGCTCGGGCAAGACCACGCTTCTCTATGCGGCATTGCGCCAGATGGACCAGCCCGGGGTGAACATCATCACCCTGGAAGACCCGGTGGAATACCGCATCGAGACCATCCGGCAGGTGCAGCTGAACGTGCGCGCGGGCATGACCTTCGCCTCGGGCCTGCGGGCCATCCTGCGCCAGGACCCGGACGTGATCATGGTGGGCGAAATCCGGGACGGAGAAACGGCGCAGATCGCCGTGCAGTCGGCCCTGACCGGCCACCAGGTGCTCTCCACGGTGCACACCAACTCGGCCTGCCAGGCCCTGACGCGCCTTTCCGAGATGGGCATCGAGCCGTTCCTCATCGCGTCCACCCTGGCGGTGGTGGTGGGGCAGCGGCTGGTGCGGCGCATCTGCCCCAAGTGCAAGGAGCCCTACCAGCCCCCCAAGGAGCTCCTGGACGTGTTCGAGATGCGCCATCTGAAGGATGTGGTGTTCATGCGCGGCAAGGGCTGCCCGGACTGCAACGGCCTGGGCTACGCCGGGCGCGTGGGCGTGTACGAGGTGCTCTACGTGGACGACCTGGTGCAGGACCTCATCCTGCGCAAGGCCTCGGCCCGCGAGATCGAGCAGGCCGCGGTGGAGGCCGGAGCCTTCTCCACCCTCAAGATGGACGCGCTTTCCAAGGTGGTGGCCGGTTTCACAACCATCGAGGAAGCGGCGACAATTGCCTTCATGTAG
- a CDS encoding esterase/lipase family protein, whose translation MTAALRISLFLLLMAVGLAGCAGVAIKPTDISQRYAALDRSALDSDRPSEMTLGFLKQRDLFEEWRANPEGLIARLDAKYREDPGPGTLLALMELTHLQARRLASQRGKAAAYDLSCALYAYLFLFDPKATPEKGLLATNTRLASEFHNRSLSRYLLFARRENIRFVQGRRLPLAVGSLELKERKSGLPFAPEDFSSFHLAFEYSVSGLDVSYSAPGLGAPLILVREARDGEEIRPEERFLSRIRQVLAATFFLRIETEPAPGESGAQVYGARIELYDPMRESTVRVGDAVVPLETDTTTPLAWMAAHAPSPQGIKGLMDPDALKDVQGLYMLQPYQKDKIPVVFVHGLISSPMTWLPMINGLMGDPKLRERYQFWYFSYPTGNPVFYSALTLRQSLEKARQTFDPDGTNPFFNDMIIVGHSMGGLLTKAMVQDSGEALWNSVSKVPAGELDVPPETRELVSRVFFFKPLPYVTEAVFIATPHRGSEMALGTIGQIGRALVTLPVKLAAMGGTLLKALAAHGKLPLESALTGIDALSPKNPMLVTSAGLPVAVPYHSIIGNEEAAGVKGGSDGVVPYWSSSMPGAVSELVVKSGHGAHEHPLVIQEVRRIMLEHADRSPAFSGAPRLASRQGG comes from the coding sequence ATGACTGCCGCCCTCAGGATTTCACTCTTTCTTCTGCTGATGGCCGTCGGCCTGGCCGGCTGCGCCGGCGTGGCCATAAAGCCCACCGACATCTCCCAGCGCTACGCCGCCCTGGACCGTAGCGCCCTGGACTCGGACCGCCCAAGCGAGATGACTCTGGGCTTCCTCAAGCAGCGCGACCTGTTTGAAGAGTGGCGTGCAAATCCTGAGGGGTTGATCGCCCGCCTGGACGCCAAGTACCGCGAGGACCCCGGGCCGGGCACGCTGCTGGCCCTGATGGAACTGACCCATCTCCAGGCTCGCAGGCTCGCTTCCCAGCGAGGGAAGGCCGCCGCCTACGATCTGTCCTGCGCCCTCTACGCCTACCTGTTCTTGTTCGACCCCAAGGCGACCCCCGAGAAGGGGCTTCTGGCGACCAACACTCGGCTGGCCAGCGAGTTCCACAACCGGTCCCTGTCGCGCTACCTTTTGTTCGCCCGGCGCGAGAACATCCGCTTCGTGCAGGGCAGGCGCCTGCCCCTGGCCGTAGGGAGCCTGGAACTCAAGGAAAGGAAAAGCGGGCTGCCCTTCGCCCCCGAGGATTTCTCCTCCTTCCACCTGGCCTTCGAGTATTCGGTCTCGGGCCTGGACGTGAGCTACTCCGCGCCCGGGCTGGGAGCGCCCCTCATCCTTGTGCGGGAAGCCCGGGACGGGGAGGAAATCCGCCCGGAGGAGCGCTTCCTCAGCCGTATCCGCCAAGTGTTGGCCGCCACGTTCTTTCTCCGCATCGAGACGGAGCCCGCCCCAGGCGAGTCCGGCGCGCAGGTGTACGGAGCGCGCATTGAGCTGTACGACCCCATGCGCGAAAGCACCGTGCGGGTGGGCGACGCGGTGGTGCCGCTGGAGACGGACACCACCACGCCCCTGGCCTGGATGGCCGCCCACGCTCCCTCGCCCCAGGGCATCAAGGGCCTCATGGACCCGGACGCCCTCAAGGACGTTCAGGGCCTGTATATGCTGCAGCCCTACCAGAAGGACAAGATACCCGTGGTATTCGTCCATGGGCTCATCAGCTCACCCATGACCTGGCTGCCCATGATCAACGGCCTCATGGGCGACCCCAAGCTCCGGGAACGCTACCAGTTCTGGTACTTCTCCTACCCCACCGGCAACCCGGTGTTCTATTCCGCCCTGACGCTTCGCCAGTCCCTGGAAAAGGCGCGCCAGACCTTTGATCCGGACGGGACAAACCCGTTCTTCAACGACATGATCATTGTGGGCCACAGCATGGGCGGGCTGTTGACCAAGGCCATGGTCCAGGACAGCGGCGAGGCCCTGTGGAACAGCGTGTCCAAGGTGCCGGCAGGTGAGCTGGATGTTCCGCCCGAGACCCGGGAACTGGTGAGCAGAGTCTTCTTCTTCAAACCCCTGCCCTATGTGACCGAGGCCGTGTTCATCGCCACGCCCCACCGCGGCTCGGAAATGGCCCTGGGCACCATCGGGCAGATCGGCAGGGCTTTGGTCACTCTGCCCGTGAAGCTGGCGGCCATGGGCGGCACCCTGTTGAAGGCCTTGGCCGCGCACGGCAAACTGCCGCTCGAGAGCGCGCTCACCGGCATCGACGCCCTTTCGCCCAAGAACCCCATGCTGGTCACCTCAGCCGGCCTGCCCGTGGCGGTGCCCTACCACTCCATCATCGGCAACGAGGAGGCCGCAGGGGTGAAGGGTGGTTCGGACGGGGTGGTGCCTTACTGGAGCTCCTCCATGCCGGGAGCAGTTTCAGAGCTGGTGGTCAAGTCCGGGCACGGGGCGCACGAGCATCCCCTGGTCATACAGGAAGTGCGCCGGATCATGCTGGAGCACGCGGACAGGAGCCCGGCTTTTTCGGGAGCGCCTAGACTTGCGTCCCGACAGGGCGGCTAG
- a CDS encoding helix-turn-helix domain-containing protein: MHPPRTILVSVIVLVALAGGLAALEYGRLTTGFYSQVALSEGRGVRDRLSILLSAPLSAQSLTAKLLSQAGPDGPAPDSAEMLLLSALADEQTISSAAILDGKGVFAMASRTGNGLILYIRPGQSGGGKLESLGPDMQPAASPAITRAQIEEHGLMLAQVVKNRSGNWPAWTESHAVPGQPDPSLSAVVPAGPGGDDSRLLAFSFGVASLRSALSQDVPEGARVLVFTHDGHVLDAGGREEQAQTAGRSAPLFLPYAQSGDAVLSGAMAAWLRDGRPASEAFSFQADAKTWWASLTPLAEGEDKTSVGLALSQESLLGLMFEGRRAPLIIGSGLALALALLLVLALQSRRRAKSSGAPFFETEREIRELLDKGEGERLEFKSTLRFNLAAGKPGKEIELASLKTLTAFMNTDGGVLAVGVDDQGRTVGLEADGFENDDHALRHFSSLFAQHIGVEFLPYATFALREVDGRKILLVECRKSKEPVILKGGKDEEFYVRAGPSSRRLSLSEFMRRVVK; this comes from the coding sequence GTGCATCCGCCCCGCACCATCCTCGTTTCGGTCATCGTGTTGGTCGCCCTGGCGGGCGGGCTGGCGGCCCTGGAATACGGCAGGCTCACCACGGGATTCTACTCCCAGGTAGCCCTGTCCGAGGGGCGCGGCGTCCGCGACCGCCTGAGCATCCTCCTGTCCGCCCCGCTTTCCGCCCAGAGCCTCACCGCCAAGCTCCTCTCCCAGGCCGGGCCTGACGGCCCCGCTCCGGACAGCGCCGAAATGCTGCTGCTTTCGGCCCTGGCGGACGAGCAGACCATCAGCTCGGCGGCCATCCTGGACGGCAAGGGGGTCTTCGCCATGGCCTCGCGGACCGGGAACGGGCTCATCCTGTACATCCGCCCCGGCCAGTCCGGGGGAGGCAAGCTCGAATCGCTCGGGCCGGACATGCAACCGGCAGCCTCCCCGGCCATCACCCGGGCCCAAATCGAAGAGCACGGACTCATGCTCGCACAGGTCGTGAAGAACCGCTCCGGAAACTGGCCCGCCTGGACGGAAAGCCACGCCGTCCCGGGCCAGCCGGACCCGTCGCTTTCGGCCGTGGTTCCGGCCGGTCCCGGCGGGGACGATTCCAGGCTGCTGGCCTTCAGCTTCGGCGTGGCCTCTCTCCGGAGCGCCCTGTCCCAGGACGTGCCCGAAGGCGCGCGCGTGCTCGTCTTCACCCACGACGGGCATGTCCTGGATGCCGGCGGCAGAGAGGAGCAGGCCCAGACCGCCGGCCGTTCCGCCCCGCTGTTCCTCCCCTACGCCCAAAGCGGCGACGCGGTGCTCTCCGGGGCCATGGCCGCCTGGCTGCGGGACGGGCGCCCCGCCTCGGAGGCGTTTTCCTTCCAGGCGGACGCCAAGACGTGGTGGGCCTCGCTCACGCCCCTGGCCGAGGGCGAGGACAAGACGTCCGTCGGGCTGGCGCTGTCCCAGGAGTCGCTTCTGGGGCTCATGTTCGAGGGCCGCAGGGCCCCCCTGATCATCGGATCGGGCCTGGCGCTGGCCCTGGCCCTGCTGCTGGTGCTGGCGCTCCAGTCGCGGCGTCGCGCCAAGTCCTCCGGCGCTCCCTTCTTCGAGACCGAGCGCGAGATACGCGAGCTGCTGGACAAGGGGGAGGGCGAGCGCCTGGAATTCAAGTCCACCCTGCGCTTCAACCTGGCCGCGGGCAAGCCCGGCAAGGAGATCGAGCTGGCCTCTCTCAAGACCCTGACCGCGTTCATGAACACGGACGGAGGGGTGCTGGCCGTGGGCGTGGACGACCAGGGCCGGACCGTGGGCCTGGAGGCCGACGGCTTCGAGAACGACGACCACGCCCTGCGCCATTTCAGCTCGCTCTTCGCCCAGCACATCGGGGTGGAATTTTTGCCCTACGCCACCTTCGCCCTGCGCGAGGTGGATGGCCGCAAAATCCTCCTGGTGGAGTGCCGCAAGTCCAAAGAGCCGGTAATCTTGAAGGGCGGCAAGGACGAGGAGTTCTACGTGCGCGCCGGGCCGTCCAGCCGCAGGCTGTCGCTGTCGGAGTTCATGCGCCGGGTGGTCAAGTAA
- a CDS encoding type IV pilus twitching motility protein PilT has protein sequence MLRSHFDHLIGLALAQAPSLSDILFTVGKRVQAEQHGELRDMDLPIGPLVARQTEAMAQVLMGRSVRLYRDLVVKGSCDLSYEHPSRIRFRVNIFWQRGSIALVLRQLSSQAPTMAQLNLPALFSDMAKEKFGLILVTGATGTGKSTSLAALIDEINEKKAVHIVTLEDPVEFVHPHKRGTVNQRELGQDFDSFASGLRAALRQAPKVILVGEMRDRETVETALQAAETGHLVLGTLHTSDTGQTINRIIGMFDSSEEQLIRQRLGASLKFVVSQRLMPKVGGGRVAAFEILRNNLQVRELILTGESGDKTYYGAVESGSTFGMFTFDQYLLSLYEKNLIDRDTALANATDRAKLTLAIDQVRLARGEKVSDLGELKLDLDYNSGNGGEDGQ, from the coding sequence ATGCTCAGATCGCACTTCGACCACCTGATCGGCCTGGCCCTGGCCCAGGCCCCCTCGCTCTCGGACATCCTCTTCACCGTGGGCAAGCGTGTCCAGGCGGAGCAGCACGGTGAACTGAGGGACATGGACCTGCCCATCGGCCCCCTGGTGGCCCGCCAGACCGAAGCCATGGCCCAGGTGCTCATGGGACGCAGCGTCAGGCTCTACCGCGACCTGGTGGTCAAGGGTTCCTGCGACCTCTCCTACGAGCACCCCTCGCGCATCCGCTTCCGCGTGAACATCTTCTGGCAGCGCGGGTCCATCGCCCTGGTGCTCAGGCAGCTCTCCTCCCAGGCCCCCACCATGGCCCAGTTGAACCTCCCGGCCCTGTTCTCGGACATGGCCAAGGAAAAGTTCGGCCTCATTCTCGTCACCGGCGCCACCGGCACGGGCAAGTCCACGTCGCTGGCCGCGCTGATCGACGAGATCAACGAGAAAAAGGCCGTGCACATCGTCACCCTGGAGGACCCCGTCGAGTTCGTGCACCCCCACAAGCGCGGCACCGTGAACCAGCGCGAACTGGGCCAGGACTTCGACAGCTTCGCCTCGGGCCTGCGGGCCGCCTTGCGCCAGGCCCCCAAGGTGATCCTGGTGGGCGAAATGCGCGACCGCGAGACCGTGGAGACCGCCCTCCAGGCCGCCGAGACCGGCCACCTGGTGCTTGGCACCCTGCATACCTCGGACACCGGCCAGACCATCAACCGCATCATCGGCATGTTCGATTCCAGCGAAGAGCAGCTCATCCGCCAGCGCCTGGGTGCCAGCCTCAAGTTCGTGGTGTCCCAGCGGCTCATGCCCAAGGTGGGCGGCGGGCGCGTGGCGGCCTTCGAAATCCTGCGCAACAACCTCCAGGTGCGCGAGCTCATCTTAACCGGCGAATCCGGGGACAAAACATACTACGGCGCGGTGGAGTCCGGCTCCACTTTCGGCATGTTCACCTTCGACCAGTACCTGCTTTCGCTCTACGAGAAGAACCTCATCGACCGGGACACCGCCCTGGCCAACGCCACGGACCGGGCCAAGCTGACCCTGGCCATCGACCAGGTCCGCCTGGCCCGGGGCGAAAAGGTCTCGGACCTGGGCGAACTCAAGCTGGACCTGGACTACAACAGCGGAAACGGCGGGGAGGACGGGCAATGA
- a CDS encoding type IV pilus twitching motility protein PilT: MAQIDAFFSMMNELGASDLHLSSGSQPIIRLHGVLQRVKFKLLDHEDLKKLLYEITPEPKIKEFEETGDVDFAYAVPGLSRYRVNFFLQSRGIAAAFRTIPERVLSLEELGMPPILKEFCKLPKGLVLVTGPTGSGKSTTLAAMIDFINTQRQEHILTIEDPIEFLHQPKNCLINQREVGRDTKSFTSALRGALREDPDVILVGEMRDLETIRLALEAAETGHLVFSTLHTISASKTVDRIIEVFPGDQQEQIRSALSESLRGVVAQTLFKRVDKPGRAAALEILVALPSVRNLIREKRTFQINSVIETGKNQGMQTLDEAIMELHTARKISAEDAYNKAVQKSRFKELLPQPPSGLDE; encoded by the coding sequence ATGGCCCAGATCGACGCCTTTTTTTCCATGATGAACGAACTGGGTGCCTCGGACCTGCACCTGTCCAGCGGCTCCCAGCCCATCATCAGGCTGCACGGCGTGCTCCAGCGGGTGAAGTTCAAGCTGCTCGACCATGAGGACTTGAAAAAGCTCCTCTACGAGATCACTCCTGAGCCCAAGATCAAGGAATTCGAGGAGACCGGCGACGTGGACTTCGCCTACGCCGTGCCAGGACTCTCGCGCTACCGCGTGAACTTCTTCCTGCAGAGCCGGGGCATCGCGGCGGCCTTCCGCACCATCCCCGAACGGGTGCTCTCCCTGGAGGAGCTGGGCATGCCCCCCATCCTCAAGGAGTTCTGCAAACTGCCCAAGGGCCTGGTTCTGGTCACGGGCCCGACCGGCTCGGGCAAGTCCACCACCCTTGCGGCCATGATCGACTTCATCAACACCCAGCGCCAGGAGCACATCCTCACCATCGAGGACCCCATCGAATTCCTGCATCAGCCCAAGAACTGCCTCATCAACCAGCGCGAGGTGGGGCGCGACACCAAGAGCTTCACGTCCGCCCTGCGCGGGGCCCTGCGCGAGGACCCCGACGTCATCCTGGTGGGCGAAATGCGCGACCTGGAAACCATCCGCCTGGCCCTGGAAGCCGCCGAGACCGGCCACCTGGTGTTCTCCACCCTGCACACCATCAGCGCCTCAAAGACCGTGGACCGCATCATCGAGGTCTTCCCCGGCGACCAGCAGGAGCAGATCCGCTCGGCACTGTCGGAGTCGCTGCGCGGCGTGGTGGCCCAGACGCTCTTCAAGCGCGTGGACAAGCCCGGCCGGGCCGCCGCCCTGGAGATACTGGTAGCCCTGCCCTCAGTGCGCAACCTCATCCGCGAGAAACGCACCTTCCAGATCAACTCCGTCATCGAGACCGGCAAGAACCAGGGCATGCAGACCCTGGACGAAGCCATCATGGAACTCCACACCGCCCGCAAAATCTCCGCCGAGGACGCCTACAACAAGGCCGTCCAGAAGTCGCGCTTCAAGGAACTCCTGCCCCAGCCGCCCAGCGGCCTGGACGAATAG
- the pilO gene encoding type 4a pilus biogenesis protein PilO — MAPRSGFGSLPPKTALYLLIGSGVLVLFVLLGILPMQKSLQDLDRQMEQTRFRIEEQGALHPIYLKMLAIAKAGGAAAPKLPERQSLGQKDVSELTDSLAQFIVKTGLEVQSVTPDPGSLGKGSKFLAVNIHVRGTLEQIRTFLGELAMMPSYENIESFNLQPGSGPRDVTVKVWLAAE; from the coding sequence ATGGCTCCCCGTTCCGGCTTCGGCAGCCTGCCGCCCAAGACCGCCCTGTACCTGCTGATCGGCTCGGGAGTGCTCGTGCTGTTCGTGCTGCTGGGCATCCTGCCCATGCAGAAAAGCCTGCAGGACCTTGACCGGCAGATGGAGCAGACCCGCTTCCGCATTGAGGAGCAGGGGGCGCTTCATCCCATCTATTTGAAAATGCTGGCCATCGCCAAAGCCGGAGGGGCCGCCGCCCCGAAGCTTCCCGAGAGGCAGAGCCTGGGACAGAAGGACGTCTCGGAACTCACCGACTCCCTGGCCCAATTCATCGTGAAGACCGGGCTGGAGGTCCAGTCCGTGACCCCGGACCCGGGTTCCCTGGGCAAGGGCTCCAAGTTCCTGGCGGTGAACATCCACGTGCGGGGCACCCTGGAGCAGATACGGACTTTCCTGGGCGAGCTGGCCATGATGCCCAGCTACGAGAACATCGAATCATTCAATCTGCAGCCCGGAAGCGGACCCCGGGACGTGACCGTCAAGGTCTGGCTGGCGGCGGAGTAG
- the pilQ gene encoding type IV pilus secretin PilQ gives MNHMMRPRVPVLHIVLAAVLIAGLAACAKKPEKEPFIEKWQNLAEETKDKTYTPEPRKVDFSQLQVKGDGKAADVPKRNLPVMRVSLNFYNTDLQAVLRSMARIANQNIILSASLQAPESQGKYKVNLNVSETPWDQAFNSILNANGLSYDWDGEIIRVMTLEDMKGQNEMKKAVAEKMTQNEKLKTVEPVVTAKVQVNYADVTELEKTLKGYLASSTAPAGAPGAAPGAAPGGAPGGSDELAGKIKGLVVADKHSNSIIIQATREHAEMLVKLVEKLDEPRLQVHLKAFIVEASRESLFDLGFQWGGFFKTQPDANGNRGYVLSGNNVSVATDGTRTLTPIYGLGPSSYGYAFNYPASINGSGTGLGAQGTALNFMWGLLNGNILQMQLTALAKEGKLNIVSEPSLTTLDNDMAFTENGERVPYVTVSQNGTNVQFIDAVLRLEMTPHVIDEKNVRMKLIIKNDEVVTDQSQWVQGNPPIRKKETNTTLIVEDGATIIISGLAKHSKTKSEQGFPGLKDIPGAGYLFKNTNNDSTKQDILVFITPTVLKSPSQQPSAPPPPGLAPSAPGAPTGQSGPSRSPDRQPIPMGPPASAPQTGRVGG, from the coding sequence ATGAACCACATGATGCGTCCGAGGGTTCCGGTTCTGCATATCGTGCTGGCGGCCGTTCTGATCGCCGGTCTGGCCGCCTGCGCCAAGAAACCGGAGAAGGAGCCCTTCATCGAGAAATGGCAGAACCTGGCCGAAGAGACCAAGGACAAGACCTACACTCCCGAACCGCGCAAGGTGGATTTCTCCCAGCTGCAGGTGAAGGGCGACGGCAAGGCCGCCGACGTCCCTAAGCGCAACCTGCCCGTCATGCGCGTGTCGCTCAACTTCTACAATACCGATCTCCAGGCCGTGCTGCGCTCCATGGCGCGCATCGCCAACCAGAACATCATCCTGTCGGCCTCGCTGCAGGCCCCCGAGAGCCAGGGCAAATACAAGGTGAACCTGAACGTCAGCGAGACGCCCTGGGATCAGGCGTTCAACTCCATCCTCAACGCCAACGGCCTCTCCTACGACTGGGACGGCGAGATCATCCGGGTCATGACCCTCGAGGACATGAAGGGCCAGAACGAGATGAAGAAGGCCGTGGCCGAGAAGATGACCCAGAACGAAAAGCTCAAGACCGTGGAGCCGGTGGTCACGGCCAAGGTACAGGTGAACTACGCCGACGTGACGGAGCTGGAAAAGACCCTCAAGGGGTATCTGGCCTCGTCCACGGCTCCGGCCGGCGCACCTGGAGCGGCGCCGGGGGCCGCGCCGGGCGGCGCGCCGGGCGGCTCGGACGAGCTGGCCGGCAAGATCAAGGGATTGGTGGTCGCCGACAAGCACTCCAACTCCATCATCATCCAGGCCACCCGCGAGCACGCCGAGATGCTGGTGAAGCTCGTTGAGAAGCTGGACGAACCGCGCCTGCAGGTGCACCTCAAGGCGTTCATCGTGGAGGCCTCGCGCGAATCGCTCTTCGACCTGGGCTTCCAGTGGGGCGGCTTCTTCAAGACCCAGCCGGACGCCAACGGCAACCGCGGCTACGTGCTTTCCGGCAACAACGTCTCCGTGGCTACCGACGGCACCCGGACCCTGACCCCCATCTACGGCCTGGGACCCTCCAGCTACGGCTACGCCTTCAACTATCCGGCCTCCATCAACGGGTCGGGCACGGGCCTGGGCGCCCAGGGCACGGCGCTCAACTTCATGTGGGGCTTGCTGAACGGCAACATCCTGCAGATGCAGCTGACCGCTCTGGCCAAGGAGGGCAAGCTCAACATCGTCTCCGAGCCGTCCCTCACCACCCTGGACAACGACATGGCCTTCACCGAGAACGGCGAACGCGTTCCCTACGTCACCGTGTCCCAGAACGGCACCAACGTGCAGTTCATCGACGCCGTGCTGCGCCTGGAGATGACTCCCCACGTCATCGACGAGAAGAACGTGCGCATGAAGCTCATCATCAAGAACGACGAGGTGGTCACCGACCAGAGCCAATGGGTGCAGGGCAACCCCCCCATCCGCAAGAAGGAGACCAACACCACCCTCATCGTTGAGGACGGGGCGACAATCATCATTTCCGGCCTGGCCAAGCACTCCAAGACCAAGAGCGAGCAGGGATTCCCCGGCCTCAAGGACATCCCCGGGGCGGGCTACCTATTCAAGAACACCAACAATGACAGCACCAAGCAGGACATCCTGGTGTTCATCACCCCCACGGTGCTCAAGAGCCCTTCCCAGCAGCCCTCCGCCCCGCCGCCGCCCGGACTGGCCCCTTCCGCGCCGGGCGCACCCACCGGGCAATCCGGTCCGTCCAGGTCGCCTGATAGACAGCCCATCCCCATGGGGCCGCCCGCGTCCGCGCCGCAGACAGGGAGGGTCGGCGGCTGA